TTTCTTATTTTCCAAATCTATCAACCAATCCATTTGTTCTCGGTTTAATCTTTCCAACAATGACTGTATCAGATTAGGGTCACTTTTACATGCTGCTACATGAAGATACCTATAAATAGAAACAGTATACATCTATAAATAGTAACAACATATCTTGAATAACTATATGGTGCACATTTATAAATAGTCATAAACGATCTATAAATAGTGAAGGTGAACATCTATAAATAGTAACTACCttcatttattaaaagtaaCAATCTATCTATAAAAAGAAAGCGTACATTGAAAAATAGTGACAACCTATCTATTAAAAGACACAATGTACATCTATGAATAGTAGCAATGATGACCTATAAGCTGTAACAATTAATGTaataccaaaatattttatcaaaattacagaATCCGTCTATTTATTGGTTTTGTCTCCTGAAGTTCACATCTTTTTGTTTTCCCTTCCTTTAAGCATTGCCCTGCCTAACTCAtttcaatatttgattaaaCAAAACTATCACACATTATTTGAACTTACGTGTCTCCTTCATCATCCTGATGTCGCAGTTGCTCTGATGGAATCTCAGCCACCATTCTTCTGGCtatatttaacaaatttctTTTCTGagctaaaaatattaaaattttaatataaataaaggtaATGATTTATAaccatacatgtattaatattttctcttttattcTGATTTATGAACCAACAAATCTCAATGttattcaaatatgaaaaacaaaaacttttgtaattttattattttgaaacatattAATTCAAAACTTGTCAACCATGTCAATGATAACAGgccttttattttaccttttgtaATACTTCCCATTATGTCATTTTAGGGCTCTTTTAGAACATCTTTGTCAAATTGATACTAATAAGTCTGgattttgatcattgttgaaggtcgttaATGTGACCTGAAGGAGTTTAAGTTACATGTATTGAACATTATTTTACTTAccattattttgattatttggtGGTCTTTGTTGTGCATTGTTTGGTATCTGTGAGGGTGTTGGTCTGACCTGCATCACAGGTAATGGATCAGGTCTTGGAGGCTGTTTTTGTCCTTTGTTTGCCACAGGTCCTTGTACTGgctttttgtttgtctgtttatctgtTTTGGGTGCAATATTACGTAAAGCTGGTCTCCTCTGAGCCTGAATAGGCCCTGGTTGTATGATGATGATCTGTGGCTGAGTGAACGGTGTGACTGGTCCAATGGGGATGGGACCTTGAGGCATCATCACAGGATGAACAACAGCTGACGGCTGAGAACATGGCGGTAGGATAATGTTATTGGTACTCATCGGTGGATGTCCAAAAATGGTTGCCTGTTGCTGAATTGTGTTATGAGTGGGCATTTGACAATGTTGTGTATTCATCTGGAACTTTTGTTGCTGTTGttgctgttgttgttgttgttgttgttgttgctgtTGAGGCTGAGGTTTGATATTTATCAAGTTCATCTGATTAGCCATCATATGGTTGTGGGATATCTCAGGTCTTATCTGTTCCCTAACTCGACCAGAAGGTTTATTCTCTCTTAACAAATCAGCTGCGATCATTTTCTGAACATCTTGGAAGTCTTCTTCCCGCCCTAGTATAGGATCCATGAGGTCTAGTACATCTGAATATTGTGGGGCCACCGGTGAATATCCCATCTCTGGTACATGTGGTGGGGAGGCATTAGACTGGGGAGAACTTAGGTTCTGATATGGACTCCCATAACTCATGCCACTGATACCACTGTCACTCTGATTAGATGGTGGACCACCGTTAGTGTAGGGACTACTGCTGTTCTCATCAATAATCACATTCTCTTCTTTCACATGTTTGGGAGAGAAAATATTTGTAGATTCCATATTAACTGGTATATTACTTGTGAAATCTGTCCTCATGTTTTGTGCTTGCTCTGCCAACAGAGCATCAATTAAATCTCCCCCATCGGGTATACTGTCAAATGTGTATGGAGGGTCATTATGATGCTGGACCGGtggggtcttcaatgtaacggtACCACCACCAAGCTGCTTTACGTTGACATGAGACTGTGATGGGAAGTAGTCAACAACAGGTTTGTAATATTTGGCTGGTTCAGTCTCATCGTTGAATCCACGTTTATTACTACTTCCAATTTTATATTCTGGCTGTTGGCTATAAAAATTGTTGGCAGAATTATCATATGAACTGGCACGTCCCCCATTTGGGCCTCTGGCTGTTAATGCACCTTCCCTTTTGTGCACCTCTTCATCATTATCTAGTGATGTCTGGTTCCTTGGTCTCTTCGTATCTTCCTCAACAGTATTCTGTCTGCCAACAACAACTTCTTTTTTGTCAGCTATCTGTATATCACTAACTTTACTGGTCAGGTCATCCAAATcctgatttgatatttttctttctgTAGTTTGATTATCTGCCTTACAATTCACAGTTActtgattatctcccttacaaTTCACTTCAGctggattatctcccttacaaTTCACTACAGCTGGATTCTCTTCCTTACAATTCACTGCAACTGAATTATCCCCCAGACAATTCActtcttttttatctttattttcttctttagtCATGGTTATGCCAGAAAGATTGTTCTTTTTCTCAAAAGAATCTGCTTGGTTttctaaaaaagacaaaataaatagaaaaacattaatataaacTGATAGAAAGTATTTAATATTTCAAGTCAAACAAATCAAGGCATAAAAGGATACAAGTCTTAAAGtctcttttctttttagtcTGGTGATATGATTTGACaaaaatttgatagaaaatctgtTTTATCAAGTTATTCtataaaacactttttatttaaaagccACATAACCAAGCGAATTTAATTAGAAATTAGACAGCAATCATCTCAAAAAGTTTGAGCCAGTAACTTATTAAATagcaacaaaacaacaaaatggcCGGTAAAATGAATAATACCTTTAGAattacaagtacatgtatacaaacatTGATTAACTTAAGAATATccagtaaaataaatatgttcttCCAGTAATGGCTGATGTTTGATTGAATGTTTGACCTTTGACCTGATGTCGGTCCAGTTTCAAGAATGTTTTCTAGTGTGTAAGGTAACTGTACTTAAGGACAACAAACATACTACATGTATCATCATATTCAAGTAAGGTAACTGTACTTTAGGACAACAGACATACTACATGTATCATCATAttcaaataacatatatatatatatgcctttCAGGTAAATCTGatcaaattaatgtatttttttaggGTTAATGCTCAGACAAGCAGGTGGAAATCAAGTGGTGATCGTACGACTACAGGAAGACGCGAACATTGGTTTGAAAAGTGACTGAAAAATGTGACCATAAAATGGTAAAAGTATTCCATAAACTACCATCTTTTGGAAAAATGGCccaaaaaataatcagaatttCCATCCTTTTTCATCAATGTCTAATGAACGAAGACCTGaatacatacaatataaataatcaattcaaacaaaaattaaaactgtcatattttcttatttttaataattttaaagtttaaaatactGCTTtaccacactttttttttaattagtttataaaaaaaaaaatcggagaAACTGTTACCCTGattattaacaaaaattgaaaagaacCCTTACCAgtgttttaactttaatttccaAGACGAGTGTCATTGAAATGATGTTAACGAATGTCTGACATGTTAAGGTTATCTATTGTCTCTGTACAAAGCCTCAGGCAAATGATTCataattatatgtttgtatgtaaggtttaatttattaattcttGGTTAGTCTTATATTATTAAACTTCTTAGATAATCAGCcttatttgtaaaaagtaatatCATTTTTAGGACTTGCTGAATTTAATAGGATGGCAGACAGCCCTGGGAGTTTCTTTAAAAGGTCGCCAGAAATCAGAGCAATCTCAGACTATAGCAAGCCTATGTCAGAAGTTACCTAGGGAAATTCAGTGTTTGATAACTAATtccttttcaatttcaattaagCTTACgtcttttttattaattaaattcaaaatta
This is a stretch of genomic DNA from Mytilus trossulus isolate FHL-02 chromosome 6, PNRI_Mtr1.1.1.hap1, whole genome shotgun sequence. It encodes these proteins:
- the LOC134720550 gene encoding uncharacterized protein LOC134720550 isoform X2, producing MTKEENKDKKEVNCLGDNSVAVNCKEENPAVVNCKGDNPAEVNCKGDNQVTVNCKADNQTTERKISNQDLDDLTSKVSDIQIADKKEVVVGRQNTVEEDTKRPRNQTSLDNDEEVHKREGALTARGPNGGRASSYDNSANNFYSQQPEYKIGSSNKRGFNDETEPAKYYKPVVDYFPSQSHVNVKQLGGGTVTLKTPPVQHHNDPPYTFDSIPDGGDLIDALLAEQAQNMRTDFTSNIPVNMESTNIFSPKHVKEENVIIDENSSSPYTNGGPPSNQSDSGISGMSYGSPYQNLSSPQSNASPPHVPEMGYSPVAPQYSDVLDLMDPILGREEDFQDVQKMIAADLLRENKPSGRVREQIRPEISHNHMMANQMNLINIKPQPQQQQQQQQQQQQQQQQKFQMNTQHCQMPTHNTIQQQATIFGHPPMSTNNIILPPCSQPSAVVHPVMMPQGPIPIGPVTPFTQPQIIIIQPGPIQAQRRPALRNIAPKTDKQTNKKPVQGPVANKGQKQPPRPDPLPVMQVRPTPSQIPNNAQQRPPNNQNNAQKRNLLNIARRMVAEIPSEQLRHQDDEGDTYLHVAACKSDPNLIQSLLERLNREQMDWLIDLENKKRMTPLYLAVLGNQPEMVEIFLKNNADPNALAQSASSPTEGKSLEVKAPIHVASAGGEESLPTLKKLLSVKDIALNIYNSEGHTALHTAIIAHGTKRQNGSYINSLNTIEALIKAGADPNSQDKKSGKTPLMYAIEKRDCILIEKMLRLFDPKKLRNVIKSSTFDGSNCLKIAEGRKSEFNPQEWQRLWDLLNKACTGELPRTVMLGY
- the LOC134720550 gene encoding uncharacterized protein LOC134720550 isoform X1, encoding MKDTQQCSKENKMKVKNEENQAVAAEKENQADSFEKKNNLSGITMTKEENKDKKEVNCLGDNSVAVNCKEENPAVVNCKGDNPAEVNCKGDNQVTVNCKADNQTTERKISNQDLDDLTSKVSDIQIADKKEVVVGRQNTVEEDTKRPRNQTSLDNDEEVHKREGALTARGPNGGRASSYDNSANNFYSQQPEYKIGSSNKRGFNDETEPAKYYKPVVDYFPSQSHVNVKQLGGGTVTLKTPPVQHHNDPPYTFDSIPDGGDLIDALLAEQAQNMRTDFTSNIPVNMESTNIFSPKHVKEENVIIDENSSSPYTNGGPPSNQSDSGISGMSYGSPYQNLSSPQSNASPPHVPEMGYSPVAPQYSDVLDLMDPILGREEDFQDVQKMIAADLLRENKPSGRVREQIRPEISHNHMMANQMNLINIKPQPQQQQQQQQQQQQQQQQKFQMNTQHCQMPTHNTIQQQATIFGHPPMSTNNIILPPCSQPSAVVHPVMMPQGPIPIGPVTPFTQPQIIIIQPGPIQAQRRPALRNIAPKTDKQTNKKPVQGPVANKGQKQPPRPDPLPVMQVRPTPSQIPNNAQQRPPNNQNNAQKRNLLNIARRMVAEIPSEQLRHQDDEGDTYLHVAACKSDPNLIQSLLERLNREQMDWLIDLENKKRMTPLYLAVLGNQPEMVEIFLKNNADPNALAQSASSPTEGKSLEVKAPIHVASAGGEESLPTLKKLLSVKDIALNIYNSEGHTALHTAIIAHGTKRQNGSYINSLNTIEALIKAGADPNSQDKKSGKTPLMYAIEKRDCILIEKMLRLFDPKKLRNVIKSSTFDGSNCLKIAEGRKSEFNPQEWQRLWDLLNKACTGELPRTVMLGY